Genomic window (Corticium candelabrum chromosome 3, ooCorCand1.1, whole genome shotgun sequence):
atctattgtttgttgtatgcgTATGGCTTTCCACAGAATCTAAGCTTCTAGCAGTGTTAATGAAGTCAGAGACAGTATTGTATTATGTAAGAGCTATGGTTGAAGATCAAGACTAAATATCTTTACAACATTGAAAATGCTTTACTTTTCTTTAGTACAGAAAATGTATATTTGGTGTAGAGAATAagatatatattttatattttctCGATTTTCTGGATTTGAATTTTGCAGGTGGATTCAACTGGTGTACAGTCTGCTAGTGAAATGCTAAGACAACTTTTTGACTATACTGGTCTTTTTGATCCAACAACAATGATGTGGAAGTCTGTGCAGCAGCTGTCATATGTGGTCACTTCTGTTCCTTACGTCAAACATGATTACCGACGCTATTGCCACTCTCTTGCTTATAACAGAAGGCTGCTGCGACACTTTGCCATTTTGTCTTATGGCTTTTATTGGTATGATAAGTTGttaatgtgttgtgttgttcaaTGGCAGTGCATGTATGGATACTACTGTGTTGCATTACATGCTCCTTTTCTTTGTCGTTGCATATCTTAACTActcttcatttgtttgttattgttactGTATTGTGTACAATGTTTGTGCTGTGTTTAGTGCTGACAGCATATCAACTATCTTCTCATATGTAATGAAATCTCAACTGGATGCTTTCTTGTCTTCGAGCACTGCTGCAGGAAAGGGACCCTCTGTTGAAATTGATATAGCTATGATTTCAACTCTCGTAAGAGCTACTGTAGAGCTGCAGTCAAGATTGGAGTCTTTCTACATGCCTATTGTTGAGAGATGTCATTATGCATTTACTTTAAGCGGTCTCAGCAGTCTATTTTGGTATGTAATGCTCACTTTCAAATTCTTGTATGTGGTAGTTATTATTCCTGTGTAGTTGCTTGTCTCAGGCATTAGAGCAAAGGCTGCACAGAGATGAATTGCTTCACTTGTGGCACTATGAGTGTGACTGGGTTTATGGGCAGAGAATGATTAGTACAGTTGACTACAATCGGTTCTGTCAACTATTAACAACGATTGTTCGCAAGCATTTTAATGAGGAGTCTGCAGTAGGTTGAAGTTTGTTGTGTGACAGAAATTGTATTATTTGACATTTCTTGCTTTAGACAAGTGCTGTTTTAGGACCAGTTCCTTTGACAAGAGATTTAGACTTTCTGCGTAATGAGGATGTTACAAGCAAGGTTTGTGTAAATTTATTGTAGAATAAAGCTAATGAGATGGTGTTGTGAATTAAGTAGTGCTGACATGTTTCAATACTTGACTAGAATTATTTTCCAAACAATGACTGGGTCGGTAGTTGAATTATGTACATAgcaatgtatgtgtgtcattGAATGAAGAGTGAAGATTTAAGCATTAAGTGGCTGGTGGCTGTTGCTAATGTGCATGCAGTAATCgaaataatagtaataaatcGGGCAATTGTTAAGACAATAACAAAGGACGAAATGTACTTTGTACTTGTTATACAAATTGTTGGATGTACAACAGGATTTAGTGAGAATGCAGGAATAAACAAACTTGCtgtcttgttgttgtagctTGTCAATTGCTAAGGAATTATGAAATGTTTGAAGCAATTGAAACTTGCTATAAAATAGTGTTTTTGGTTATTTAGCTAGAGGTTACTGCCTCTCGTTTCCTTGAAGAATACAATGCTTGTCATCCGACAATCTCTTTTGATCTTTTTGAAGTATGAAATGTAGCTCTGAGTACTTTGCTTAGACAGAGTATCTTAGCTACCTTGTTTTCTTTCTTAGGAAAACATCAGGCTGCTATTTCGAGTGGTTGATTGTTTCAAATCACCTCTGGAATCAGGCAATGTTGTGATCATTGGAGAGGGATCCCCTTCAGTGTGTGTTCCTCTTGCATATCTTGGTGCATTTATAGCTGGCATGGATATTGCAGAGGTTCTTCCATCTCCAGCAAATGATGCAAATATAGCTTGTACGCCCTCCCATTCAAATCCGGAATGCAGACGGCTATTTGTAACTGATGAACTCTTAAACAGTGCAGATTTGCTGCAATTTCAATCTAAGCTCGTAGGAGTCTTTAAACAAGCAGGACTGAAAGTAGGTGCTGTGGCATTTTGGATTCttatgttttaattttgtCGTTTGATTAGAATAGCAAAGTTCTGCTGCTTTTGACTGAGAGTGACATTCTTCAAGATGATTATATGTCCTTTGTCTGTGACATCATTAGTGACTGCTCCATATCTCACTTGTTCAGTAATGATGAATACGTAACAATAGTCAATTCTATCCGCCCACAAGTGCTTCAGGCAGGGCTAGTTTATTCAGAGGTCGAGGCATGGAAATTTTTTCTCAGGTAATTGCTTTCTGATAGACTCTTTTATTGTTCATTAACTTAGCAAAGACAAACTTTACAGAAAAGTAAAACACAACCTCAGAGTAATGATTGTTTTTTACTCTGGCGGAAGACGATTTCAAACTCTCTGTAACTTATTGCCTTCTTTGTTCAACAAGATGGCTATCATTTGGCGTAGACATTCAACAATGCAAGAGTTGGTAGGCATGGCTCGATATCAGATGAAAGGTGTCAAACTTTTTGTTGGTGGTACTGTCAAAATAGTGTctatgtttctgtgtgtggtgtgtgtgtgtgtgtgtgtgtgtgtgtgtgtgtgtgtgtgtgtgtgtgtgtgtgtgtgtgcactcatTGATTGAATTAGTAACATGATGAATTGTAGCTGTAAGCATTCTTTAGCATTTGCCATGTGTTAGGTACCTCTTGTTGCAACATACTCCTCTTATATAATGTATAACTGTTTAGATTCTGATTGGTTGGATGCTATTTCAAGAGAAAACTTAGCTCACTTACTGGCTTCAATGCATCAGAGAGTTAGGCAAGTTACTGGTGCTGACTGCCAATTGTCGTGTGCTTCCAGTGGACCGTTCTGTCATTTGAATGATTCAAGTTTTACTAAATTTGTCAAGAAGTAAATGAGAGCATGTTTCCTTTTGAGCAACACATAACTTGATGTGACGTATTGTTTTCAATAGGTTTATTGCACTTGTCAACCGTCGTTATGGCAAAGTTCATGAGGAGCACAAAAGATTGAAAAAAGCTATAGAGTGTGTTGAGTCAATTTCTAAGAAAGCTAGAGAATTGGCTGATGTAATGGTAAGGGAAAAGACCGTTCTTGAAGACAAAGTGCACAGTGCACAAAGTTTTCTGTCACAACTTGGGCAAAACAGTGCAATTAAAGACGAATACATGAAGGTAATAGACAAGCAAAAAGAAAAAATCTCGCTGTTACAGAAATCTAGTCCAGAAGTTAAAGCTGCTTACGACAGAGCATCTAGTGATGCACATAGAATAGCTGATGATGTTCACAAAATTGTTTGCAAAATTGCCGCATCAGATTTAGCAGTTCTGCGACAAGAGGCCCGGCCAATTGATGAGATATGTCATGTATTGTCAGCAGTTATCTTGATCCTGAAGTCAACCCATTATGACCTGTCATGGAGCAAAGGAGCCAAGAGAATAATGGCCAATCTTGATCGTTTTGTTGAGCTACTGGACGGGTTTGATAAGCTTGAGCCAAGTGTTGATCAACTAGCAATAGTAGATCAGTATATGAAACAACCAAGCTTTAGTGTTGAGTCCTTGGAATGTAAGACAAATGTTAAGGTTGTGCcgctgttgtgtttgtgggtTCGTGGTGCAGTTCAATACTACACAATGATGCATAGTCGAGTCAAGCCACTAGATGAAAAGTATGGCAGAATTGAAAAGATTCTTGAATCATGCCGCATGAAGCTGAAGACAATAGAGAACAAAGTTGCAGGGTTTGAACAGCGTCTAGTTCGGTTGAGAGATGCTTTTGAATCTTCAACTATAGAAAAGATGCAGCAAAAACAACAAGTGCTAAACCTGGAAATACAGTTAAGTCGAGCTGAACAATTTGCTAGTCATATGGCATCACAGTTGTTGTTTTGGCAAAGAAAAACGGAATCGTTGTCAGAAAGAGAAGCTGGCATTACTGGATCATCAGCTGTTGCTGCTGGTATGGCAACGTACCTAGGTCCTTTTCTTGATCATTATGGCATTCGTCAGTCTTTGCTTTCAAAAGAATGGCCAGACTGCTTATGTCAAAGAGGAGTTCCTCTAGTATTGCCTGGAGTGGATGGGCAGAATGTTTTAAATGATGTCAATGTTGCTCTAGATGATGCAATGACCAATTCCTCATTGCAAATCAATGAAGAGAGTGTGGATGGAgacaataaaaaattaattgagTCTCaagcaattaatttattactttcTCTGCATGTTAATCCAGCTGAAGTCACCAATTACCATTTGTACTGTGAGTCATTAGTAAGCATTTTGACTTCACGGGAGATAGTAGCACGTTGGAAAGCAATTGGGTTTGGACCAATAATGTTGGTGAATGCGGCCATAATTAGGGCATCTTCAAAACATTGGCCATTGATCATTGACCCTCATCAAGTGGGAATTGCCTGGATTAAACAGATCAAACATGAAAATGAGATGACGGTGCTGGATACTAATGACAGGTGAGGCTGCATAATTCTGGGTGGTGCATTGACGTTTTTGCTTGGTTGtataaaatttgattttatttACAGGCGAACAACGTTAGTGTCTAAAATGGAAAATGCTTTAAGTCTTGGTCAACCTGTTCTGTTATACAACGTCCACGGTCATCAGCTGAATCCTATTTTAAGACCTCTTTTGAGTGTCTTCTCAGAACATGAAGACGGTGGAAATTGCTTAGTGAAATTTGGAAATAGACGTATACAAGTGCATGAAAAttttcgtttgtatttggcaaCAGCTGAGGTACAGCATAACTTGTCTGAGGACATGGCATCACATCTCACAGTTGTCAACTATTCACCATCATTTGAGCTAGTGCAGGAATGTTTGTTGAACAGGGTGGACATGCAGGTTGGTGTACTAGTTTTAACAAATTCAGTTTATGATATAATAGTATATCTTTATAGCTTTGTCCAGCTGATATGTTAACGAAAGAACGCAGCTTAGAGTCTGTTACTAAACGAACAAAAGCTTGCCATGAGCTAGAAAATGACCTGATTGGATTGCTAGCTGGTGACAGCACAGGTAATGACATCCTTGCCAGCGATGAAGCCATCTCAGAAGTAGTTGAGAAAGTGTCTGAAATATTTAAGGTATGATAATGATCTCTTATTCAGTCATAACATTGTTATTAAGATAATCAGGCAATTTTTGtattaaattgtttgttagtgtAATAGTTTGTACATTTGTAGCGCAGACTGTTTATATAATTTCTATTAGTGCACCTGTTCAAACTGTAGAAGTTTGATTTGAACTTCACAGGTTTGTGTTGTAACATCTAGATGGATGGATACAAGCGTAAGATGGTTGAGGTGTCGAAACTTCTAGAAGAGTGCAAAGTCTGTCACTAACTGTCTTATGTGAGTCAATTCTAAGCAAGAATGTATCATATTTTGCTCTGAAAAAGTACTATTCCAAGAGTTTCTGACATCTGAATCAGCCACCACAGTATGACAAACCAGCTGTGAAGCCTTGTACTTCAAGACGAGACACTAATTGGATGCCAAGAATGTCAAATGAAGTGGTCTACTGGTACCATGTCATTTCTAGATAAATAAATCACCCTCCGCATTAAATATCCCCTCAAATATATACTGCCAAAACATTGCACTCATTAAATTGTTTCCCTTAATTACTGGAAACCACTCAGTTCTtggttaattaacttgtgATGAGAGTTATAAGGGAGTTGATGAAGATAATCTATTGTAGTAACATGTTGTCTAATGTCTTGTCCACACTAGATCAGAAATAGATCGCTATCCGATCACGATAGCGAGTGTCTGTTTGAAACAATATATTCACCTCTTCAGTATCATGTGACTCATACATTTTAAGATGGCAGGTGTGCGAGAGTgggttgtttgcttgtggaaagcgttgatacaacAACTTCAATTGAGTGAACAAAGAAGAGTGAGGAGAGTTAGATGTCCCAACTACACTCATAGTGCACGTGGGGTAATTCCTACTACTTTCataattggattcaactgaTCGTAAAcaatgtggattggatttattgcAATCAGATTGCAATTGCCTCAAAGTGGATTGGTGTGGACACAAATTTTGCGGTTGGATTGCGATCAGATTGCGATTTGGTAGTGTGAACAAGCCAAAGCCAAGGAAAGTTGAAACACATTCCTAAAATGTCAAATTAGTAACTAGACTATCAAGCAAGTGCAATATACTCTTTAAATAGTATGCAAAGTGTAGAGCCTAAAGGAAGTAGAGAATTTGGTTACTCTGGCAACTTCTGTATAAACCAAAATGTAACCTATGGTTTGTATCTTGTAAATATATGTTCATAATTTTAATTGCAGTATTAACATTTACATTACTGTAGCCAAGTCATTTAATGTTTGTTGTATGGTTTATCGTTTATTTCATGTGACAGTTCAATGGCTATGCAATAACATGGTAAGCAATTTGATTGTAATTTTATTGTTGATTGCAGTATCGACACTCACTGGTTGAAGCAACAAGCAGCATGGAATTAGTCACTAGGAAAGTTTGGCTTGATTCATTGACAGCATCTGCTGCATCTTTCTTTGTTCTTCTCAACTCATTTTCAGTTCTTCACCATGTGTATAATTTTTCTCTTTATGACTTTTTTGCAACTCTGTCTACGATTATTCGAGACAACTTAAATGACGAAAGAATAGAGGTATTAAACAATGGTAGGGAAGACAGCAAGGAGAAACAGGTCATAATTATGGATCTGACAAAGACTATTTTGAAGGAACTGATACGATCTTACAGTAGGTAAGTTATAATGAAACCCGAAgttcagttaattaaactacatGAAGCAAGGGTGTTTGTGGTAaattttgtctgtcattgaTTACACTGTACATTCTAGTAGTGGCTATTGTAATTTGagtattttatgtatttgaTATGCAACCAGTGATGTGAAggcaacatacacacactaagcgtgcacattcacacacacacacacacacacacacacacacacac
Coding sequences:
- the LOC134177571 gene encoding dynein beta chain, ciliary-like — encoded protein: MDEHVDAAMEYLSTLTGSVLPFNAHNAALTLCSLLEALLLDGTRMSEVEYIMVFNYAAVWAFGGHLDEHSRALFSEWWMNRLSGVVTYPQEGLVFDYYVKTGENSGLFKWEHPLNSLAKPTRVYDIFTFTKESDCMSYLLSLLSEVSCPVLVVGKMGCGKTALVRKHFDNACSGEASDMQFLSVNTNHCTIGKTLWNQINVCLEWKSGRTYVPRGNKKLLCLIDDLHTAKVDSTGVQSASEMLRQLFDYTGLFDPTTMMWKSVQQLSYVVTSVPYVKHDYRRYCHSLAYNRRLLRHFAILSYGFYCADSISTIFSYVMKSQLDAFLSSSTAAGKGPSVEIDIAMISTLVRATVELQSRLESFYMPIVERCHYAFTLSGLSSLFCCLSQALEQRLHRDELLHLWHYECDWVYGQRMISTVDYNRFCQLLTTIVRKHFNEESATSAVLGPVPLTRDLDFLRNEDVTSKLEVTASRFLEEYNACHPTISFDLFEENIRLLFRVVDCFKSPLESGNVVIIGEGSPSVCVPLAYLGAFIAGMDIAEVLPSPANDANIACTPSHSNPECRRLFVTDELLNSADLLQFQSKLVGVFKQAGLKNSKVLLLLTESDILQDDYMSFVCDIISDCSISHLFSNDEYVTIVNSIRPQVLQAGLVYSEVEAWKFFLRKVKHNLRVMIVFYSGGRRFQTLCNLLPSLFNKMAIIWRRHSTMQELVGMARYQMKDSDWLDAISRENLAHLLASMHQRVRQVTGADCQLSCASSGPFCHLNDSSFTKFVKKFIALVNRRYGKVHEEHKRLKKAIECVESISKKARELADVMVREKTVLEDKVHSAQSFLSQLGQNSAIKDEYMKVIDKQKEKISLLQKSSPEVKAAYDRASSDAHRIADDVHKIVCKIAASDLAVLRQEARPIDEICHVLSAVILILKSTHYDLSWSKGAKRIMANLDRFVELLDGFDKLEPSVDQLAIVDQYMKQPSFSVESLECKTNVKVVPLLCLWVRGAVQYYTMMHSRVKPLDEKYGRIEKILESCRMKLKTIENKVAGFEQRLVRLRDAFESSTIEKMQQKQQVLNLEIQLSRAEQFASHMASQLLFWQRKTESLSEREAGITGSSAVAAGMATYLGPFLDHYGIRQSLLSKEWPDCLCQRGVPLVLPGVDGQNVLNDVNVALDDAMTNSSLQINEESVDGDNKKLIESQAINLLLSLHVNPAEVTNYHLYCESLVSILTSREIVARWKAIGFGPIMLVNAAIIRASSKHWPLIIDPHQVGIAWIKQIKHENEMTVLDTNDRRTTLVSKMENALSLGQPVLLYNVHGHQLNPILRPLLSVFSEHEDGGNCLVKFGNRRIQVHENFRLYLATAEVQHNLSEDMASHLTVVNYSPSFELVQECLLNRVDMQLCPADMLTKERSLESVTKRTKACHELENDLIGLLAGDSTGNDILASDEAISEVVEKVSEIFKYRHSLVEATSSMELVTRKVWLDSLTASAASFFVLLNSFSVLHHVYNFSLYDFFATLSTIIRDNLNDERIEVLNNGREDSKEKQVIIMDLTKTILKELIRSYSRSLHVEDCLVLALMACFNFGETGIGSQFDSEELRLLGRVVGGYPCSTEQSLPSRKPQWLPLSVWDTLQQVRDWAYISEIMDGLSSDIDNVWATWFMHSQVEHLVTEFPLASLSAAQKFVVISLLRPDGMINAAKEFITGTLGEQVIDFAATDIQSVLVNLTNRKAARPVLFLFSDGSDVDCLPKIAQHLSNTAKHQNQLFEHIKLGEGVEEFFSKALNSSKETEEKSYVLMEDVHLWPDHWLSHLQQLLVMLAIELAADQKSEVSVKLFLSTLPSTKLPLSLMQTLDIVCLSNKSYGDIDDNNSVNDNDLLLKESRVTQLISKMQLILKFIQEARSHREERGFRRDDGDFDFNTLCQSIDNCLDHIPCTTSICFGHVPGRINQQFDPGSNSVAFVLIQECQMFNMLTSSVVNSLRSLKECTLSEQYISAAGLREMAQSLQNGQVPEQFMFNALDNRDINAWIKDLSTRCEHMKTWQNALAERIKTRKISLTMERMAEDPIAVSPVQLADETNQNPWVIRKIWLGALANPRRFVTALRHSASQWLDIAADQVLFECDVLLEPDYVHSITDSGLSIVMLGLFVENGYWDSDTRLISPPQQEQTVANLSSVLVTATSAFSLHREDKNVCNIPLFRSFKFTRFEGEEPIVQFRLPCQQSNESWSPDTVALLVSVPGVTTS